The DNA sequence ACGCACATAAGATGCAGAAGGTGTGGTCACCACACGTATAATGTAAGAACCAAGAGGTGCTCTCACTGTGGATTCCCTGCCCCAAGGATCAGATCCTATAGATGGGCAAAAGCCAAGTGAAGACTGTGCAGTTGTTGGGTTCAAGGGCAGGATAAATGCCTATGATCCCATAATAACTGCGCTTCGTACATTGCAGCATAGAGGTCAGGAATCCGCCGGTATGGCAGTTTTTGATGGAAAGAGAACTGTACTTAAAAAAGGTCGAGGTTTAGTAACCGATGTTTTCAATCCTTCAATGGATAACATTCAGGGCAAGGTGGGTGTTGGCCACACAAGATATTCGACCGCAGGTTCCAAGGATGTGACAGACGCCGGTCCATTTGTGATAAACTCCCAGGTTGGGTTCATCTCATTATCTCACAATGGAGAGATAGTCAATGCGGAAGAGCTCAAAGATGAGATGAAAAGGGAAGGTGTCAATTTCCAGAGTGATTCTGATACAGAAGTTCTCCTAGCAGAACTGTCAAGAAACATATCAAAATACGGACTGAAGCAGGGCTTCGAGGTATCAATGAACACGCTGCGAGGCGCCTACGCGTGCGCAGTTGGAATAAACGACAGACTCTTTGCCATGCGAGATCCCAATGGAATAAGGCCCCTTGTCATAGGAAAGAACTCCGACGGCTACATAATTGCCAGTGAGAGCTGCGCGATCGACGCTCTTGAGGGTACGCTGATAAGAAATGTTGAACCTGGAGAGGTTGTAGAGCTCACCGAAGATGGCCCGAAGACAATAGCGCTGCATAGCGGAGAGAAAAGAGCGCACTGTATGTTCGAATATGTCTATTTCTCGAGGCCAGACAGTACCATAGACGGAATAAATGTGTACATGGCCAGAGTGAAGATGGGGATGATGCTTGCTGAGGAAAGCCCGGTGCAGGCCGATCTCGTAATTCCTGTTCCAGATTCTGGAAGATCACAGGCCATAGGCTATTCCATGCAGTCAGGCATCCCTTATGCTGAGGGCCTTATGAAGAACAGGTACTCCGAGAGGACGTTCATAATGCCGACGCAAAGCGACAGAAAGTCCGCTGTCAGGTTGAAGCTGAATCCTGTGAGAGAGGTCATAAGCGGAAAGAAGGTTGTGCTGGTTGATGACAGCATAGTGAGGGGCAACACCATGCGGTTCATAGTCAGCCTGATGAGGAAGTATGGCGCCAGAGAGGTTCATGTTCGCATAGGTTCACCTCACATCGTTGCGCCTTGCTATTTCGGAGTTGATATGAAGACAAAGGATCAGTTCATAGCTCGCGGAAAGACTGACGAGGAAATAAACAGGGAGATAGGAGCAGATTCCTTGGCATTCCTCTCAATCGATGGACTGAAAAAAGCCATAGGTTTGGATGAAAACCATCTCTGCCTTGGATGCTTAACAGGCATATATCCAATAGATATCTCAAAGAAGATAGCAGAAAAGATCACGCAGTATTAGATTCATTTCTTCGCCTTTTTTATCTCATCCTCGATCTTCTCGCGTATCGATTTTGTGTCTATCCGTGTTCCAAGCAGATCCGATCTAGCAGCTATAGCAACCTTATTGGCTATGATCCTTGCTATCTTTCCCCTCGCCTTAGGATTTATGGCAGACAGGCCTGGAAATTTGAATATAACACCATACTTTGGATTCTTCCTCCCATGGCCGAGGGCTTGAAACAGTGCCTTCTCTGCTCCAAGCATCTGTATGGAACTGCTCGGCATAAAGGCAAGACGCCTCAGACCGCGTGATCTCTCAAGAAGATCCATCGCCAACTTGGGACCCACAAGATCCGTCGTATTAGGCATGATCTCCCTTATTCTCAACCTGATGCTGTCATCGATCTGGGATCTGAAATCGCAGAGATCCGATCCCTTCCTGAATATGGTGGATATATCATCGATCGATGATCCGTTCCTGAAGAACTGGCAGGGATCTCCAGATGTGTTTATCCGGTATGGTATCGAGAATGGAAGACACTTCTCATAATATTTATTTATCATCTCGTCCAGAGCGTTTCTTATAGAAGCCACCTTTATCAGTGCCTGGTCTGGGGTGAACTCTTCCCTTATCCTTTCCTTTCCATACTCTATCAGCAGCCTTCTCAGATCTGGCTTCTCCCCTGTCCCGTTCAGTTCTGGTATTTTTCCCTCTCTCAGTTCTTTGAATATCCTTATGTAATCCTGATCCAGATCTTTGAACAGCCTCTTCCCGCTGCCGTACCACATTATTCTTTCCATCGTCAGCCTCCAGAAATATATGATCGAAATCCACTACTTTCATAAAGATGTTGTCAGAGCTACACATCGCTATGCCGGTTCCAACCAGATCGTTGTCCTCGGAGATGACAGCCACACGATCTCCCTTTCTGAATTTTCCATTGATTATCTTTATGCCACCAGCATACAGATCTGAACCATGCGCTATATTCTTCATCGCGCTCCTCTTGACCACTATCTTGGGATGATCCCTGAAGGCATAGGTCATATCCAGAATATGATCGCGTAGGGCCGCGTCTTCGCCGTTCCTGGCAAGATCGACCATGGCCGATAGATCCTGCAGGGTTATGCATTTGTCCTCTGTGAAAGGTCCTGTGGATATTCTGCGCAGATCGACCATCTGTCCTCCTTTGCCCGAAACATACCCTATGTCGGTGCACAGAGTACGTATATAGGTCCCAGACTCGCATTTGACGTGAAAGAGTACTATCTTCTCCTTCTTTTCAAGCAGATCAAGGGAGTATATCGTCTTCACCCTCAGATTTCTCGCAACCGCGCTTCGGACGGGTGGAAGCTGGTATATCTTACCAGTAAATTTTCTGAAATAGTATTTTACCTCATCTTCGGTTATGTCCTCATAGAAACGCATCACGCCCACATACTCCTTTGGGCTTTCATGCACCACATCCACAAGCCGTACTGCTTTTCCTATGGCCATGGTCAGTACACCGGTGACATTTGGATCCAGCGTTCCTATATGGGCAACCTTCTCTATTCCCATCAGATCCCTAACCCAGTAATCAACCTGATGACTGGTTGGCCCCTGTGGCTTATCGATAACTATGAAACCATTGATCTTGGAAAAGTCCAAAGACATCGCCTGCTTATCATACCTACGTATTTAAGTTAGAATGATGATCAGCTTAACCTTGGAGTAAATATCTCCTTCCTTGACATCTCATCTATCCTATTTGCTATATGAACGGCTATTTCATTAGGCTTCATAAATTCGGTGTTCACCACTATATCGTATATCGATAGATCGTCTATGTCTATACCGTATAGTTTCCTGTATCTCTCCTTCTCCGATCTTTCCCGCTTATCCATGAGGCTTCTGGCACTGTCTATATCTATATTTTCTCTCCCGGCAAAGCGTACAAGCCTTGTATAATAGGTAGCATAGAGAAATACCCTGAACGCTGTTATACCGTTCATATATGATATCCAGCCTGCCAGACGCCCCTCCACAATTATGTTATCGTTCTGCATCATGAGGGCTTTCTGAGTCTCATCTGTATAGTAATCCGCCTCAGGATGCGTTTCTGAATAAATATTGAAGTCCTCTATGCTCATGCCCATCTTCTTTGCAGTTTCTCTGAAAAATGTTCCCGATGAGTATACAGTATAACCGGTTATCTTTGAGAGCTCCTTGCTCACAGTTGATTTTCCGCTGCCTATCTTTCCGGCAATTGTTATCCTCATCTACGTCACTGATCAATCTACCGTTTTTGATGGGGCCATTCTGCTTAACTTTCTGAGCTTGAAGCTGAAGTCCACATACTTCATGACCATGGTCACAAAGTATGAAACGACAAGCTCGGTCAGGAAATACATGAATATCCAGTATGGCATTATCCAGAAATGCGCTGTAGTTATGTTTATGTTGAAGTCCCAGGGAAAGGCAACGTAGTTGTAGGGAAGGTTTCCTACAAAAACGAAAAGCCAGGCATAGAACAGGATCGTCACAACACTGATGACCATGAGGGGCTTCATGGTGTTCATTGAGAGCTGATACTGATCCATGGACATCTGCATCCTCATGCTGTTCAGCTTGTTTATCTTCTTCATATCACGCTCTCTGTAAGCCTCCCTTATGGCATCGTTGAATGCCTTCATAGTGTTCTGCATCTTGCCCATCTTAACCCAGTCAGTGAAGAAATACCTGGGTATGGATAGAATTATACCTATTATCACGCCGGTGAGTATGATCGTAAGAACTGGATATCTGTAACCGAAGCCGATTGAGGGGATGAGTGCAAAATTTAACAGTTTTCCGACAGCATCCCTGGATGAAGGCGTTATAACCAGAAACAGCGAGCCGAGCATGACGACCATGTAAATCATCTGGAAGGTCATCATCTTCTTCATCGCTTCCTGCTGTTCCTTAGGATACTGTTCAGTCAACTGCTATCACCTTTATTATATCCTGAGCTGCTTTATCTGGTTTTCCTTCTTCGTTAGTGATTATCTTTACGGTAGCTCCGCTGAAGATGGAATATGCTGCAGCAAATGCCCTGTTGATCTCCTGATGCTCCCTTATGCTCTCCAGAGAGTCTTCGTCCCTGGATCTCGTTGGATCGTTCTGTCTTCTCTTAAGGATCAGATCTGGGGGTGCCTCAATTATGATATACACGGATGCATTTATCTCTCTAAGCACCCATTCTGGTAATCCTGGTAGATATCCGAATGGCGTTTTGATGGACATATGTGTGTCAACTATTACGTCATTCATCTTGCCTATCTCAGTACCAGCATTCTTTTGCAGGTCTATCTGAATTTCCCTCGATAGCTTGCGCATCTGATCCCTGTTCTCGACCAGGCCTCTCTTTTTTGCCAGCTCAAACATGAGGGTGCCGTAATTCACTATCTTTATCCCGGTTTGCTTGCTCACTATGTCCAGCACAGTGGTCTTACCAACCCCTGCCACACCAGTAATTACTGATCGCATTTAACCACCAACGAAGAACTGCCTTATCACAGGATGCATCTCCATGAGTTGCTCCCTGCCCATAGCCTCATAGAACTGTATGATTATACCAACTGCCAGAAGCAAGCCCGTACCGCTCGTGTCGCCCACAGTACCTATCAAGTTAGCTCCAGCTGCCAGCAGTCCAACCACCGCACCGCTGAATATGGTTATAGCGGGTATGTATTTTTTGAGGACACGCTCCATAACCCTTGGATCCCTTCTGAACCCAGGTATCTGCATACCGCTGGCCTGTATCTGCTTCGCTACCGAAGAGGCGCCCATATTGGTTGTTTCGATCCAGAATATGGCAAACAATACGCTGAAGCCAACCATGAAGGCTGTGAACACTATTATGTGTATTGCCTCCTGCAGAGGGGTGTGCCCAAGCAGAATATTCTGATATCCTGACGGCTGAAGAATTGGAAACAGCCAGTCGGATAGGCCGTTAGGCGAGAAGAGATAGTATGCAAGCCCACCCGTTGGGGTTGTTGCCGATATATTCAGCGCAGTGGCCTGCGCAGTTGTAGGATAGGAACCTAGCAACGGATTGTGACCAAGTATTGGCACCTTGCTCAGTACCGGGCTGCTCCAGAACAGCAGGGTCCACATTGATACGTTGGCCAGGAGTGCTGTAGCAAGTATCACCGGTATATTCGACGCATAGAGAAGCTGAAGTGGGTATCTTCCTCTTGCTCCCCTGACCCTCTCATGCGATATCGGAAGTTCGATCTTGCTGCTCTGGAAATAGGCCACTAGGAAGAATATCAGCAGCGTGCCCAGAACAGCTATCATTGGGTTCGGAGGTGAGAACAGGATCTGCACTACGCCGTTTGTAAGCAGATAAGATGAGGATGAATGCATTATTATGTAGAACATCTTTGGAAAAGCACCGGCTGGTGGATTGGTGAGAGAGTATGTAAGAGCGTTGTTAAGTGCCTGCCAGTTGAACGCGCCGATGAATAGCTGCTCTGAAACGTCAGCGGCTATGAAGAGCGATATACCAGATCCTATCCCGTATTTGGAAACGACCTCATCCATGAGGAATACAAGGTATGAACCGAAGAAGAGCTGAAGTATGATTATGGTCTGAGCAAGAAACTCACCATATCCCGGGAACACGGCGTTTATTGAGTTCACTACCTTTGTGTCAGGAACCAGATAACCAAATGCCTGCGGGATGGCCTCTACGAAGATCATTATTATTACAAGGAGTTTCTGTACGCCCTGATATATGGCCTTATCCTCGGCATTCTGAAGATCAAGATTGAATATCTTAGCTCCCACGAAAAGCTGCATCACTATGCTTGCGGTAACTATCGGGCCAATACCTAGATCCATCAGAGAACCAGAAGCTCCGGCAAATATCTCTCTGAATGATGCAAAGACGTCTATAGTCTGTGCTGTGTTCAAACCGTATATGTATATATTGCTCAACGCAAAGTATAGGACAACTATGAGCGCTGTCCATGCCATCTTATATTTGAACTCTACATGGCCCTTGGCCTTCTTGACCGCAGGTAGCTTTGCGGTGAGGTCTTCCAGCCCATATAACTTGCTCTTCTTTGGGCCGGTATAGCTTGCAACCAGATACGTTATATAGAAGAGTGGTGCTATTATAAATCCAGCTATTGCAAGCTTGATGTACCCCAGATGACCGAAGTACCAGAATGCGACCATTATGATCGCATATACGACTATGAGGGGGAAAACAACTGAGTTATTACGCTGAGCTTCCGTCATTTTCGATCTTCGAACCTATAGCTGAAAGCTTACTTATTGCTTTTTCGGTTGCCTTGTCAATGATGATCGTTGACTTGACCGTGAAATTGCCGTTACCAAGCAATTTATCGTAACCTGCGGACTTAAGATCGACTATCACTTCGCCATTTTCTTCCCTGACGAAACCGTCTCTCTTAAGACTCTCGTACATGTATTCTATGTCACCAAGGTTGATTGGTACCTCTACCTGAGATATGTGATGGCTAGTGAAACCCTTTCCTCCAAAGTGAAGTGGATCGTATTTCACCATCCATATCCATTTATGCTTTCCCATACCTGCGTTTCCGCTTCCTCCCTTCTTTCCCTTTCCACGACCTGCCTTGAATCCGCGTCCGTAATGGCCGCCACGGAGCTTCTTAGTTCTCTCTCTTACCATTCAGATCCACCCCTGATACTATCATCTTTCTGATCAACCTGTTGATATCGGATCCCCTGTATCCAGAAGACCCACCACTTCTGTATGACTTCCTTATGGCCTCATATCCACCCTTTGGTGGATTCAATCTGATGACAGGGACAGCATCCGCTATATCGGATGGCTTTACCTTCCCATCTATGAGCGCCTGTGCCAGATCCCTGTAGGATGCAAATCCAGTCTTCTCTTTAAGTTCCTCTTCCGTGAGATGTCTGCGCCCTTTAAAGAGAAGTCTGTTCTTCAGCAGAATCTCTAGCGTATCAACGTCTATCTCGCCCCATGTAACGTAATCCTTGACCTTCTGAAGCATACCCTTGACCACCTCATCCTCATTCAGCAGGACAAGGTGATTTATCCGGTTAAGCCGCATCAGATGCGCAGTATCGGCAATATCCTGCTTTATTCCAGTTCTGCCTCTAATCCTTATGGCCGCTAACATTTATAACACTCCCCGAATATATAGGTGTCGACAATACAATGCCAGGATTGATTCTGACCTTTGACGTTTCCTTCAGCGCGTTATATACCGCTAGAGCATAATTCACCGTTGTCTTGGTGTGACCGGACGCGAACCCCCATGCGTCCTCTATGCCTGCGATGCTGAGTATAGTTCTTGCAACATCGCCAACCGCAAGCCCGACGCCTCTCGGAGCAGGTTTCAGCGTTATCCTGACGGATCCTGATTTGCCCTGAACCAGAAATGGCAAGGTGTGCGCTCTACCGCATCCACATTCCCAGGAACCGCAACCCCTCCTTATCTCCATTATATTGAGCTTCGCATTGATCAGCGCCTTTCTGATTGCCGGAGCAGCCTCCTTGGACCTTCCTATTCCAAGGCCAACGTATCCATCTCCGTTGCCCACAACAACGGTTATCGAATAAGTCATCCTTCTTCCGGAGTCGGTCATCCTCTGCGCCCTTTTGATATCTATAACCTCATCCTTAAGGTTAGGGAGCAGATAGTCTACTATCTCGTACTCCTTCAGCGGAAGCTTGCTCCTGAGGGCTTCCCCCATGGTCTTTATTTGACCAGATGCCACAAGCTTACCCAGCTGTGTCTTAGGAATCCATTCATCACTCATGCTTTTTCCTCCATTTTCTTGAAGTTCTTAACAACTTCTGACATCTTCAACGGAGACTTGAGGTGCTTTCCATCGATCCTCTTCTTGTCTGGAAAAACGTCCTCTCCATGCGGAACCTCTACGCCTGCGTCTATGAAGCCTTTCAGACAGGCGGAGATCCTTCCACCTTTTCTGAATTTTCTTCTGCCGGTGTCCAGTACAGCTGTCTCAACGCCGTTCTTCTCAGCTTCAATACCAGCTATGTAACCGACCAGGTAGCATACCTGAATATTGTTTCCCCTGAGATCGACACCGTACTTGGCCAGCGATTTGTCTGTAACTGTGAACAGTATTCTGTCTCCAACATCAGAATACTCTGCAAGCTGGGCTATGACACCCTTTCCGGTTATTCGAACTATGAACCTCCTCTCCCTTGATTTGAGTAACTTGAGCCTCTTCGAATAATCTGTAATTCCTGCCTCTTTTCTCTTGAACACCATGGATATCACTCACCAACTAAACCTGCACTTTTAAGATGGGACAGAAGCTGAGATCTGGATCTTATAGATCCGCTCTTTATGAATCTGTAGTACTTCCTGTAGGTTTCTTTTGTTATTTTTCCATCATTCTTGAGGGTTCTGAGTTCATCCCTGAGGGCCCTTATCGTGTCTATCCAGCGCTCCTTGCGTGGATATCTTGCGTACCTCGTTCCCCTGATGGAACCTGGACCTCTTCTCCTGTCCTTGGATAGTTGCTTTATCCTCTTCTTCAGTCTTCCATTGGATATTCCTTTCTTCTGCTTGATCTTTATAACATCCTGCTTCATCAGGGCCATTATATCCTGCCTTGTGGCAGCTTCCATCACTCTGTCAACCTTATTTGTATCGATGTATACCCTGGAAACACCGACACCTTTCATATCGGCCACAATTCTCTTCACACTGTCTGATCTCATGAATTTCACCTTCCGTTGAGCACCTTAAGGTTGAGCTCTTCCGACCTTTTCATTATTTCCTGCCTCTTGCGGGAGCCAACGCTTGATGCTATCCTTACTGCCTGATACTTGGGGTCTATGGCCTCCAGTTCTTTAACGTTGTGCACCAGCACCTCATGGTATCCTGATGGATGCATGCCCCTGACTGCAGCGGGAGATCTGAATCCAGCATCAACGACGGGTGGCCTTCTTGCAAGATGCTCTCTCAATTTTGAGTGTTTTCCCCTGGGTTTCCGCCATGCATCACCGAGCTTCTTGTACCTGAACCATTCCTGCCGGTGGAACTCCACTCTCTTTCTGGCCATCAAATTCTTGATCTTTAGCAATCTGCGCTGATTCTCATCAAGTGATCTGTTCATCTCATTCACCCTTGGAAATGAGGTATATACCATCCTGAAAAACCCTTGGGTCAAAACCCTTGATTATGGTTGATCTTTCTATATTTGCTGCTGTCTCACCGACATCCTTCTTTGATACTCCTGAAATGTAGACGCGATCTCCTTTGACCGTGACCGTTGTGTCGCCGACTATCTCAGCAGTTCTCGGAGATCGTTCTCCGAAGAAGTTTTCTATGACCACTGTCTTTCCTTTAACGGAGACTCTCATAGGGAAATGGCTGTAATCGATCTTCATCTCATACTGGAAGCCATCCTTCAACCCCTTTATCATGTTTTTGATCTCAGAAGCCCATGTTCCTACTATTCCTCTTACCATTGAATTATCCTTGCTTGAATATATCTTTATGGCATTTCCTTCCTTTGCTATTCTGACGTAATTGTTTGCAAAGTCTTTCGAAATGGTTTTACCACCATAAGACATCGTGATGTTTGTCCCAGAAACAGTTGCCGTAAAGCCTTCTGGGATATCTATGGATCTAGCTTCCTTCCAGTTTATCATTTTTTACACCTCAGTATACGTAGGCCAGAAGTTTACCCCCGATTCCAAGCTTTCTTGCCTCGATATTGCTCATCACACCTTTGGTTGTGGTGAGTATGAGTATACCGAAATCCTCGGCAGGTAGGTATCTGGCCTCATACTTCTCAAGATTCTTGTTCTTAACTGGGAACCTTGGCTTAATGACACCACAGTTATTTATAGTTGTGTTCAGAACAATTCTGAATTTACCGCCCCTGCTTTCATCTATGACCTCGAAGCTCTTGATGTAGTTGTAATCCTGCATAACCTTGAGTACCTTGCCTATCAACTTCGCTGCGGGTTCAGCAACTATCTCTCTCTTTCCCAGCCTCGAAGCGTTCTTTATCGAATTTATGACATCGTTCAATGTATCATTTTTCATCTGGACACCTCAGCTATATTTCTCAAATCCCAACTGTCTTGCCGTCTCCCTAAAGCACTGTCTGCACAGGTGCAGGCCATACCTTCTTACAATGCCTCTCTTCCTACCGCATCTGACACAACCATCAATATGCCCGTACTTTTTCTTTGGTTTAAGTTTTACCTGAGACAAAATTTCACCTCACCACTGTAACCTTGAAGTTCTTCTGCAGGAACTCCTGTGCTTCTTCCTTCTTTATCCTTATGCTGTTCGGTACCGTTCTTGCAGCGATCCTTCTTCTCTCTATTCTGTATCCGCCCCGTCTCTTGAATACGATGGCGACATCCATTCCAAATATACCTATATCAGGATCGTACTTCATTCCCTTGAAATCAGTATAATCAGATATACCAAAGTACGCATTTCCGTGTTTGTCGAATGAGTAATCTGTTATCTTGTAGTCCTTCACATAGAAAGCCCTGTTCAGGAATTCCATTGCATCCTTCTTCCTGAGCGTCACCTTTACACCTATGGGCAATCTCTTTCTTATGTTGAAATCACGTACGCTCTTCTTTGCAAGAGTGTTAGTTGCCTTATGGCCTGTAAGCATCTCCAGGACCTTTGCAGCCTTCGTAAGGCGATCACCTGCCTGTCCGACACCTATGTTTACGACGACCTTGTCTATGATGATCTCCTCCATAGGATTCATGGGATCACCTCTTCAGGATTTATTGCGAAGGAGAACTTCGAACTGCTCACCATGAATACATGATCCTTTATGGTGGAGAAGCCTTCCTGGAAGTGTACCAGATTCGCAGAAGATCCCTCCTTGACCTCTATCTTGCTTATTGTACCTATCTGGTTGACATGGGATCCAGCCGTAAGATAGGCCTTGTTACCTGGCTGCATCTTTATTATTTCCTTTATCTGTATGTCCGGAATGGAAACTACCAGCACGTCCCCTACCTTGATGCTCTTATCATCTGTCATTATCGTCCTTCCATCGTGAGTTCCTATCTGTATCCTGTTTCCAGGAGCTACGACCTTGGTCTTCACTTTGAGCAGCTTGATTCCAGATCTTTCCTTATCCTCCTTCATCAGTACAAGCGCGCCCTGATCATTGTATATCACTCTGAAGAATTCGTTATTGATCTCCACGACATCCATGAATCCGACTGCGAATTTCTTCTGCCTAACCACCTTTCCGTCCACCTTGACAAGTCCGTTCGCCAGTATTCTGGCAGCTTCACGTTCCTTGTCTGATAGACCGAGATAGTCTCTAATTATCGATAGCAAGGTTACCGACTGGTCCTTGGGATGCATGCCCGGATTTGGGGTTGGACCCCAGAAGAAGATCTTCCTAGGGATCTTCACCTGCCTTGATACCATCAGCCTCTTAGTTCTGTTTATCATCCTCATCAACCTCCGCTTTTTCCTCCGCTACTGGCTCTTCTCCGGTTTCCTCCGGTTCAGCCTTCTCCTCCTGCTTGGTCTCGGCAGGTTCCGGTTCTGGCGTCTCTACCACTATGTTCTTCCTGGCAGCCAGCGATTTGATCTTATCGAATCTGTCACCGCGAGACAGATCCAGATGAGTGATCTGAAGCTTTTCTGGCTGGATACCGAAGCCCTTCTGTTTTCCATCAGCCTTTGCTATGGTTATGCCTTCAACCACAACCAAGCCGGCGGCATGATCCACCTCTGCGACCTTGCCGCCCTCCCCCCTCTTTGATCCACTAATGACCTTGACAACATCGCCCTTAATCACAGGGAACGAACGGATTCCATATTTCTTTCTCAGATCCTTGCTGAGAGATACCTCCATCTTTCTGTACATTAGCGATCACCTTAAACTATAATGGATGCTATGGCCGCTATTCTTGGCCATCTTTCGGCTGCTTCCCTGGCCACAGGCCCCTTGATCTCAGAACCACGTACCTCGCCATCAGGCGTCACCAGAACAGCCGCATTATCCTCAAACTGCACCATCGTACCATCAGGTCTCCGATAGGGACGCTTCTGCCTGATGACAACTGCGTACACAACCTTTGATCTCATCTCAGGAGTGCCCTTCTTAACGCTAGCCATGAACATATCGCCCACACCAGCTGCAGGTATCCTTCTTGCCTTTCCGTGCCATGCCTTGACATCTATAAGGCTTATAGATCTGGCTCCCGTATTGTCAGCGCATGTTATATTCGCACCAAGCGGCAATCCCCTTGTCTGTCTGCCTGCTATTCCCTTCATTGGTTCACCTTCTCAACAATTACGAAAGAAATCGTTTTGGCCAATTTCCTGCATTCGGCAAACCTCACGGTGTCTCCCGGTTTGATCTTAATGCAGTCAGGAACATGAACGTGATATTTTTTTATCTTTGTTGCCTTTCTTTCATATTTTGGAATGTACTGCTGGTATTCCCTGGCAACGACCGCACTCTTGGTCATATTTGCTGACACAACTCTGCCTACTAGTACCTGACCCCTTACAGACAGCTTCCCATGATATGGGCAGTGCGGATCGTTGCATTCATTTTCTGGCGCTTTGACGTCGAGTCCTATATTACGTGTATACATCTTCTTACCTCCTAAGATCTCTCAATATTCTTCGATATTCCTTCAGCCTGTCTTCAGGCCGCATATTTATCAGATCTCCATCAACATACCGATCATTAATCTTGAATCTCCTCAGATGCTTCGCTATCTTTATTCTTCTCCCGCCGGTATCTATTTCCAACATGTTCTTAGTTTCGAAACTGACCAGGCCTTTCTTTCCTATTTCAGTCCTGTTAGGGCTGTCGATCACCGAAATATCCATTCCAGTGAATTCGTCGAAATAGATCATCTCATTCCACGCTCGCTTTGAATCCCATGTCTTCGAGGTATTTTTTGACCTCTTGCCTATGGTCTCCCTGGAGTTCAATTATCTTTCCCTCTTTCACTGTACCGCCTGAGGCTACCTTCTTCTTTAGCTCTTTGGCTATCTTTTCAATGTCCTCTGTCTTTGGATCTATGCCTTCTATTATGGTGACGAATTTTCCATACCTTCTCTTGTCAACCATTATCTTAACGGCCTGCGTTTCTCTTCCGAATCCTTCCCAAGGCTGTAACTCCTTGGGCATGCCGGTGAAATTTTTATCCTTCAT is a window from the Thermoplasma sp. Kam2015 genome containing:
- a CDS encoding 30S ribosomal protein S14 — translated: MSQVKLKPKKKYGHIDGCVRCGRKRGIVRRYGLHLCRQCFRETARQLGFEKYS
- a CDS encoding 50S ribosomal protein L6; this encodes MINWKEARSIDIPEGFTATVSGTNITMSYGGKTISKDFANNYVRIAKEGNAIKIYSSKDNSMVRGIVGTWASEIKNMIKGLKDGFQYEMKIDYSHFPMRVSVKGKTVVIENFFGERSPRTAEIVGDTTVTVKGDRVYISGVSKKDVGETAANIERSTIIKGFDPRVFQDGIYLISKGE
- a CDS encoding 50S ribosomal protein L30, yielding MLAAIRIRGRTGIKQDIADTAHLMRLNRINHLVLLNEDEVVKGMLQKVKDYVTWGEIDVDTLEILLKNRLLFKGRRHLTEEELKEKTGFASYRDLAQALIDGKVKPSDIADAVPVIRLNPPKGGYEAIRKSYRSGGSSGYRGSDINRLIRKMIVSGVDLNGKREN
- a CDS encoding 50S ribosomal protein L32e — encoded protein: MNRSLDENQRRLLKIKNLMARKRVEFHRQEWFRYKKLGDAWRKPRGKHSKLREHLARRPPVVDAGFRSPAAVRGMHPSGYHEVLVHNVKELEAIDPKYQAVRIASSVGSRKRQEIMKRSEELNLKVLNGR
- a CDS encoding 50S ribosomal protein L18, with amino-acid sequence MVFKRKEAGITDYSKRLKLLKSRERRFIVRITGKGVIAQLAEYSDVGDRILFTVTDKSLAKYGVDLRGNNIQVCYLVGYIAGIEAEKNGVETAVLDTGRRKFRKGGRISACLKGFIDAGVEVPHGEDVFPDKKRIDGKHLKSPLKMSEVVKNFKKMEEKA
- a CDS encoding uL15m family ribosomal protein, encoding MVRERTKKLRGGHYGRGFKAGRGKGKKGGSGNAGMGKHKWIWMVKYDPLHFGGKGFTSHHISQVEVPINLGDIEYMYESLKRDGFVREENGEVIVDLKSAGYDKLLGNGNFTVKSTIIIDKATEKAISKLSAIGSKIENDGSSA
- the secY gene encoding preprotein translocase subunit SecY; the protein is MTEAQRNNSVVFPLIVVYAIIMVAFWYFGHLGYIKLAIAGFIIAPLFYITYLVASYTGPKKSKLYGLEDLTAKLPAVKKAKGHVEFKYKMAWTALIVVLYFALSNIYIYGLNTAQTIDVFASFREIFAGASGSLMDLGIGPIVTASIVMQLFVGAKIFNLDLQNAEDKAIYQGVQKLLVIIMIFVEAIPQAFGYLVPDTKVVNSINAVFPGYGEFLAQTIIILQLFFGSYLVFLMDEVVSKYGIGSGISLFIAADVSEQLFIGAFNWQALNNALTYSLTNPPAGAFPKMFYIIMHSSSSYLLTNGVVQILFSPPNPMIAVLGTLLIFFLVAYFQSSKIELPISHERVRGARGRYPLQLLYASNIPVILATALLANVSMWTLLFWSSPVLSKVPILGHNPLLGSYPTTAQATALNISATTPTGGLAYYLFSPNGLSDWLFPILQPSGYQNILLGHTPLQEAIHIIVFTAFMVGFSVLFAIFWIETTNMGASSVAKQIQASGMQIPGFRRDPRVMERVLKKYIPAITIFSGAVVGLLAAGANLIGTVGDTSGTGLLLAVGIIIQFYEAMGREQLMEMHPVIRQFFVGG
- a CDS encoding 50S ribosomal protein L19e, with translation MRSDSVKRIVADMKGVGVSRVYIDTNKVDRVMEAATRQDIMALMKQDVIKIKQKKGISNGRLKKRIKQLSKDRRRGPGSIRGTRYARYPRKERWIDTIRALRDELRTLKNDGKITKETYRKYYRFIKSGSIRSRSQLLSHLKSAGLVGE
- a CDS encoding 30S ribosomal protein S5 — translated: MSDEWIPKTQLGKLVASGQIKTMGEALRSKLPLKEYEIVDYLLPNLKDEVIDIKRAQRMTDSGRRMTYSITVVVGNGDGYVGLGIGRSKEAAPAIRKALINAKLNIMEIRRGCGSWECGCGRAHTLPFLVQGKSGSVRITLKPAPRGVGLAVGDVARTILSIAGIEDAWGFASGHTKTTVNYALAVYNALKETSKVRINPGIVLSTPIYSGSVINVSGHKD
- a CDS encoding 30S ribosomal protein S8 — its product is MKNDTLNDVINSIKNASRLGKREIVAEPAAKLIGKVLKVMQDYNYIKSFEVIDESRGGKFRIVLNTTINNCGVIKPRFPVKNKNLEKYEARYLPAEDFGILILTTTKGVMSNIEARKLGIGGKLLAYVY